AAGAAGCCGACCACCACGGCGTCAAGAAATGCGGTGAGGAGGTTGAACTGCAGCCAGGGATGGCGGAACCTAAGGCTGGTTGGCCAGGGTGTGGCGAGCCGTTCCTCCTTTTCCACGCCCACCATTGAACCGGGCTGAGCGCTGATTTCGAATGCGCCGGCCTGGAACATGACCTGGCCGCGCACCAGCCCGACCAGTCGGCCTTGACCGTCGCACACCGGATAAACCGGGTAATGTCGGTTGATGGCAAGCTTCATCGCATCGTTCAGCGCCATTTGAGGCTTTAAAAAGAACAGTTCCGTGAGCATGATATCTTGCAGGCGGCGCGATTTGTCCGCGAACAGCAGGTCGCGCATGGTCACGAGACCGAGAAGTCTTCCCGCGTCGTCAGTTACATAGCCATAGGTTATAAAAGCGGTCTTGATGAGGCTATGCAGCCGGTTTATGGTTTCGGCCACGCTGAGCTGCGGATTGAATACCGCGAGCGCGGGCTCCATCAACCGTCCGATGCTGCCCTCCGGATAGGACTGGTTTTGCCGCCATTGCCTGGAGATTTCGGGAGGCGCGGCGCCCAAAATAGTCTCGAATTGTTTCCTGGAAAATTCGCCGAGGAGTTCCTGCACCGCCTCCGGATTGAGCTCCAAAAGCAGTTTGACGATAAAATCGGCAGGCTGGTTTTCCAGGAGCCGGACCCCTTCGGGAGC
This genomic window from Burkholderiales bacterium contains:
- a CDS encoding magnesium transporter, with product MPTQAVASQDWSEEQRKALLTEVLQRPAPEGVRLLENQPADFIVKLLLELNPEAVQELLGEFSRKQFETILGAAPPEISRQWRQNQSYPEGSIGRLMEPALAVFNPQLSVAETINRLHSLIKTAFITYGYVTDDAGRLLGLVTMRDLLFADKSRRLQDIMLTELFFLKPQMALNDAMKLAINRHYPVYPVCDGQGRLVGLVRGQVMFQAGAFEISAQPGSMVGVEKEERLATPWPTSLRFRHPWLQFNLLTAFLDAVVVGFFQGTIDKLVILALFLPVLAGQAGNTGCQALAITLRGMTLGELKPHKQKILLAKEAWLGLLNGLFVGLTAGVGMYVAAISQSNTHATMLGFVVFLAMTAACVAAGLSGALIPITLKKLGFDPASASAIFLTTATDVTSMGLFLWLATIMIRT